A window from Betta splendens chromosome 1, fBetSpl5.4, whole genome shotgun sequence encodes these proteins:
- the LOC129604646 gene encoding uncharacterized protein LOC129604646, producing the protein MCVGVRARIVYTAEQLIALRSAVVLPRDRHEITAEVLVKSRRGRRAGKLRREKTRRFRPAVPSVIMGNVRSLANKIDELAALTRYQREYRTSSVLLFTETWLTSLISDSTVALDKFHLLRADRTENSGKRKGGGLAVFVNIRWCMPRHCTVKMKLCNRDIELLAVGMRPFYLPREFTHVIIIAVYVPPSANADTASETLLSVTSRLQTQHPQALFLISGDFNHAPPSAALPTYTQYVTCPTRDNKTLDLFYANTKEAYAASSLPPLGRADHNILHLLPVYKPVVHRQPVVPRTVKRWTAESEEALRDCFNTTVWTELCDPHGEDINAITDCVTDYINFCCENTVPTRRVLCFTNSKPWVTPDIKALLKEKKRAFKSGDREELRRAQKELRRKIREGKSSYRRKMEEQLQQNNVSEVWRSLKTISGFKAPHPQAEGDLSWVNELNSHFNRFDQAPTHTSQQLPPNLLSPHTTGLPAPTALHTFTQSPLPSALTTGDSSQPHPLTSHHTKTLPPPLSFSSTQVRSELRKIKARKAAGPDGISSRLLKSCAGELCGVMEHVFNLSLKLRVVPQLWKTSCVVPVPKTPHAKDPSSFRPVALTSHLMKTLERLVLGNLRSAVGTYLDPLQFAYRHGIGVDDAVIFLLHRALSHLEKPGSTVRIMFFDFSRAFNTIQPMLLKHKLEEAGVDLHLTEWIMDYLTNRPQFVRARDCVSDTLTCSVGAPQGTVLAPFLFTLYTSDFRHNTDSCVLQKFSDDSAIVGLITDDDDAEYRGLTQNFVDWCQRNHLLINVGKTKEMVVDFRRQQPALIPPMHIQGRDIERVDSYKYLGVHLNNKLDWTHNTDALYRKGQSRLYLLRRLRSFGVKGPLLKTFYDSVVASAILYGVVCWGSSITARDRKRLDRIIRKSSSVLGCTLDTVQEVGERRVLAKLTSIMDQVSHPLEDSLSALESSFSSRLIHPRCVKERYRRSFLPAAVRLYNQNC; encoded by the coding sequence atgtgcgtcggggtcagagcgcgcattgtttacaccgcggagcagctgatcgcgctgcgcagcgccgtagttctgcccagagacagacacgagatcaccgctgaggtgctggtgaagtcccgacgtgggcgccgcgctggaaaactacgacgggagaaaacgagacgcttcaggcccgctgtcccctccgttatcatggggaacgtgagatctctcgccaacaagatcgacgagctcgcggcgctcacacggtaccagcgggagtacagaacgagcagcgtcctgctgttcacggagacctggctgacgtcactcatctcGGACTcaactgtcgcactggacaagtttcatctgctacgtgcggacagaacggagaacagcggtaagaggaagggagggggtctggctgtgtttgtgaacatcaggtggtgtatgccacgacattgcactgtcaaaatgaagctgtgtaacagagacattgagctgttggcggtgggcatgaggccattctacctgccaagggagttcacacacgttataataattgctgtgtacgtcccaccctccgctaacgctgacacagcttctgagaccctgctctcagtcaccagcaggctgcaaacacagcacccacaggccctcttcctgatctctggggactttaaccatgcacctccttcagctgctctgcctacatacacccagtatgtgacctgccccaccagagacaataaaacactggacttattctatgccaacaccaaagaggcctacgctgcatcctccctcccaccgctgggcagagctgaccacaacatcctgcatctcctgcctgtgtataaacctgttgtacacaggcagccggtggtgccccgcacagtgaagaggtggacagctgagagcgaggaggctctcagggactgttttaacaccactgtgtggacggagctctgcgacccacatggggaggacattaacgcaataacagactgtgtaacggactacataaacttctgctgtgaaaacactgttcccaccaggcgggttctgtgtttcaccaacagcaaaccatgggtcacccctgatattaaagctctgctaaaggagaagaagagagcatttaaatcaggggacagggaggagctgaggagggcgcagaaggagctgaggaggaaaatccgtgaggggaagtccagctacaggaggaagatggaggagcagctgcagcagaacaatgtcagtgaggtgtggaggagcctgaaaaccatctcaggcttcaaagctccacacccacaggctgagggggacctgagctgggtcaacgagctgaactcacactttaataggtttgaccaagcacccactcacacctcccagcagctgcctccgaacctcttgtcacctcataccactggattaccagcccccacagcccttcacacctttacacaaagccctctaccctcagccctgacgactggtgactcatcccaaccacaccccctcacttcacaccacactaagacactccctccacccctatccttctccagcacccaggtgagaagtgagctcaggaagatcaaggccaggaaagcagctggaccagacggcatcagctccagactccttaagtcctgtgcaggcgaactgtgtggagttatggagcatgtcttcaacctgagcctcaagctgagggtggtaccacagctctggaagacctcctgcgtggtaccagtgcccaagacaccgcacgccaaagaccccagcagcttcagaccagtggctctgacatcacacctgatgaagacactggagagactggtcctgggtaacctccgctctgcagtgggaacctacctggacccgctgcagttcgcctaccgacacggcataggagtagacgacgctgtcatcttcctcctacatcgagccctttcccacctagagaagcccggcagcactgtgaggatcatgttctttgacttctccagggccttcaacaccatccagccgatgcttctgaaacacaaactggaggaggctggtgtggaccttcatctgacggagtggattatggactatctcacaaacaggcctcagtttgtgagagccagggactgtgtgtctgacactctgacctgcagtgtgggggccccacaggggactgtactggcccccttccttttcaccctctacacgtcagacttcagacacaacacggacagctgtgttctgcagaagttctctgatgactctgcgatcgtcggactgatcaccgatgatgacgatgcagagtacagaggactcactcagaactttgtggactggtgccagcggaaccacctcctgatcaatgtagggaaaacgaaggagatggtggtggatttccgcagacagcagcctgctctcatcccaccgatgcacatccagggaagggacattgagagagtggactcttacaagtacctgggagtgcatctgaacaataaactggactggactcataacacggatgcactgtacaggaagggtcagagcagactctacctgctgaggagactgcggtcttttggagtgaaggggccactcctgaagaccttctatgactctgtggtggcatcagccatcctgtacggtgtggtctgctggggcagcagcatcacagcgagggacaggaagagactggacaggatcatcagaaagtccagctctgtcctgggctgcactctggacacggtgcaggaggtaggtgagagaagggtcctggctaaactgacatccatcatggaccaggtctctcacccactggaggactcactgtctgctctggagagcagcttcagtagcagactgatccaccctcgctgtgtgaaggagagatatcgtagatccttcctacctgctgctgtcagactgtacaatcagaactgttga